One Streptomyces coeruleorubidus DNA segment encodes these proteins:
- a CDS encoding penicillin-binding transpeptidase domain-containing protein, translating to MDHHDYTSVTTGGPGPRRTAVRAVTAGAVVLAVAAGGAFAAGLGPFERDTGPDPAAGKQARAFLADWAAGRLPSAAGRTTSPGTAQRVLDSFTTGLDISGPKLTAKPAAEGEDGTVTVPFTARMPVEGLGTWTYESKLPLREQSDGSWKVDWKLSLVHPRLSDTEKFRLEREETKPPEVTDREGTALSGAEFPSLAPVTARLGGGGEGTGPRGAIHLVDRATGKVERTEARFGARTVRDEGPVRTTLDAGWQAAAEKALAAHADGKNAALVALRIDDGEILAVANSPSSGFNRALSGTYAPGSTWKIVTSSALLLKDAVAPGDVVDCPKYLTVGKRFQNVELSEHPGATFRKDFTESCNTAFISLRDRLDDGELGEVARKYFGVGQEWHVGAASYDGSVPVPKDETEKAASMIGQGRVQANPLIMASVTATAVSGTFHQPSLTEGNEDTTRTTPLPQDVVAQLREMLRATVTDGTAQVLSDLPGDIGAKTGTAEVSDDQDNNGWLVAHRGNVAVACVVEEGVTGGGSAGPVVRGLLAAVPGDSE from the coding sequence ATGGATCACCACGACTACACCAGCGTCACCACCGGGGGCCCAGGGCCCCGCCGGACGGCCGTGCGGGCCGTCACCGCGGGCGCGGTGGTGCTGGCCGTCGCCGCGGGCGGGGCGTTCGCGGCCGGTCTCGGACCCTTCGAGCGGGACACCGGGCCCGACCCCGCGGCCGGGAAACAGGCCCGCGCGTTCCTCGCCGACTGGGCCGCCGGCCGGCTGCCGAGCGCGGCCGGCCGTACGACCAGTCCCGGCACGGCACAGCGGGTGCTGGACAGCTTCACCACCGGCCTCGACATCAGCGGACCGAAGCTCACGGCCAAGCCCGCGGCCGAGGGCGAGGACGGCACGGTCACCGTCCCGTTCACCGCCCGGATGCCCGTCGAGGGCCTGGGCACCTGGACCTACGAGTCGAAGCTGCCGCTGCGCGAGCAGAGCGACGGCAGCTGGAAGGTGGACTGGAAGCTGTCCCTCGTCCACCCGCGCCTGAGCGACACCGAGAAGTTCCGCCTCGAACGCGAGGAGACGAAGCCACCGGAGGTCACCGACCGGGAGGGAACGGCCCTGTCGGGTGCGGAGTTCCCCTCCCTGGCGCCGGTCACGGCCCGGCTCGGCGGGGGCGGCGAGGGCACCGGCCCGCGCGGGGCGATCCACCTGGTCGACCGGGCCACCGGGAAGGTCGAGCGTACGGAGGCCAGGTTCGGCGCGCGGACGGTCAGGGACGAGGGCCCGGTCCGCACGACCCTCGACGCCGGCTGGCAGGCCGCCGCCGAGAAGGCCCTCGCCGCCCACGCCGACGGCAAGAACGCCGCGCTCGTCGCCCTGCGGATCGACGACGGCGAGATCCTGGCCGTGGCGAACTCCCCGTCGTCCGGCTTCAACCGCGCGCTGTCCGGCACCTACGCGCCCGGCTCCACCTGGAAGATCGTCACCAGCAGCGCCCTGCTGCTCAAAGACGCCGTCGCACCCGGCGACGTGGTGGACTGCCCCAAGTACCTCACGGTGGGGAAGCGGTTCCAGAACGTGGAGCTGTCCGAGCACCCGGGCGCCACCTTCCGCAAGGACTTCACCGAGTCGTGCAACACCGCGTTCATCAGCCTGCGCGACCGGCTCGACGACGGGGAGCTGGGCGAGGTGGCCCGCAAGTACTTCGGCGTCGGCCAGGAATGGCACGTCGGGGCTGCCTCGTACGACGGCTCGGTGCCGGTGCCGAAGGACGAGACGGAGAAGGCCGCCTCGATGATCGGGCAGGGCCGGGTGCAGGCCAACCCGCTGATCATGGCGTCCGTCACCGCGACGGCCGTCTCCGGCACCTTCCACCAGCCCTCGCTCACCGAGGGGAACGAGGACACGACCCGCACGACCCCGCTGCCCCAGGACGTCGTCGCCCAACTGCGCGAGATGCTGCGCGCCACCGTCACCGACGGCACCGCGCAGGTCCTCTCCGACCTGCCCGGCGACATCGGCGCCAAGACCGGCACCGCCGAGGTCTCCGACGACCAGGACAACAACGGCTGGCTCGTCGCGCACCGCGGCAACGTCGCCGTCGCCTGCGTCGTCGAGGAGGGCGTCACCGGCGGCGGCTCCGCCGGGCCCGTCGTCCGCGGTCTGCTGGCCGCCGTCCCCGGCGATTCCGAGTGA
- the bla gene encoding class A beta-lactamase has protein sequence MPVDAPASSRRAFLAAAALLPLTGCGTAGRDTDRAGRATTTTRPSPEPSRRTPTPPVHRPRLADLEREYGARVGVYALATGTGATAVHRADERFAFCSVFKALAAAAVLHHRSLDGLDRRVTYTRADLESTTPITGRHVATGMTLRQLCDAAVRFSDGTAGNLLMRDLGGPAKLTAYLRELGDTVSRMDHYEPELHDVPPEDPSDTTTPRAVATDFRKLLLGTALPAGERALLTDWLSRNATTVGARRIRAGLPKGWQVADKTGTGNYGRANDIAIVRPPRTEPLVLAVMTDRAGHDAEPSDALIAEATARTITALGL, from the coding sequence ATGCCCGTCGACGCGCCCGCCTCCTCCCGCCGCGCCTTCCTGGCCGCCGCGGCCTTACTCCCCCTCACCGGCTGCGGCACGGCCGGCCGGGACACCGACCGCGCCGGCCGGGCCACCACGACCACCCGGCCGAGCCCGGAGCCGAGCCGCCGCACCCCCACCCCGCCCGTCCACCGCCCGCGCCTGGCGGACCTGGAACGCGAGTACGGCGCACGGGTCGGCGTCTACGCCCTCGCGACCGGCACCGGCGCCACGGCGGTCCACCGCGCCGACGAGCGCTTCGCGTTCTGCTCGGTCTTCAAGGCCCTGGCCGCGGCGGCGGTCCTGCACCACCGCTCCCTCGACGGCCTGGACCGGCGCGTCACCTACACGCGGGCCGACCTCGAGTCCACCACGCCGATCACCGGACGGCACGTCGCGACCGGCATGACCCTGCGCCAACTCTGCGACGCCGCCGTCCGCTTCAGCGACGGCACGGCCGGCAACCTGCTCATGCGCGACCTCGGCGGCCCGGCGAAGCTCACCGCCTATCTGCGCGAACTGGGCGACACCGTCAGCCGCATGGACCACTACGAACCGGAACTGCACGACGTACCACCTGAGGACCCCAGCGACACGACCACTCCCCGCGCGGTCGCCACCGACTTCCGCAAGCTGCTCCTGGGCACCGCCCTGCCCGCCGGTGAACGCGCCCTGCTGACGGACTGGCTCTCGCGCAACGCCACCACGGTCGGCGCCCGCCGCATCCGGGCCGGTCTCCCCAAGGGCTGGCAGGTGGCCGACAAGACCGGCACGGGCAACTACGGCAGGGCCAACGACATCGCGATCGTCCGCCCGCCCCGCACCGAACCACTCGTCCTGGCCGTCATGACCGACCGGGCCGGCCACGACGCCGAACCCTCGGACGCCCTCATCGCCGAAGCCACCGCACGGACCATCACCGCCCTGGGGCTCTAG
- a CDS encoding DUF952 domain-containing protein, giving the protein MIYHSIPLTDWNAAPDEPYAPASLAEEGFVHCSPDEPTTLAVVNAFYRDAPRPLLVLALDETRLTARVEWEAAAPAPPPGVAGDTLFPHVYGPLDRDAVDHVLEVRWDERGRAVGLGDRTG; this is encoded by the coding sequence ATGATCTACCACTCCATACCGCTCACCGACTGGAACGCCGCCCCCGACGAGCCGTACGCCCCCGCCTCCCTCGCCGAGGAGGGCTTCGTGCACTGCTCACCGGACGAGCCGACCACGCTCGCCGTCGTCAACGCCTTCTACCGGGACGCGCCCCGGCCCCTGCTGGTGCTCGCCCTCGACGAGACCCGCCTCACCGCGCGGGTGGAGTGGGAGGCGGCGGCCCCCGCCCCGCCGCCCGGGGTCGCCGGGGACACCCTGTTCCCGCACGTGTACGGCCCTCTCGACCGGGACGCCGTCGATCACGTCCTCGAAGTGCGGTGGGACGAGCGGGGCCGGGCGGTGGGACTGGGGGACAGGACCGGGTGA
- a CDS encoding DUF4328 domain-containing protein: MSDQETPFTDKAPASAPRPVRGAARCAVAALALAALAWVVRAVWHIRLATTGQPASGPPDQGGGQHRPLTALEDSYHLVSSVGGAVTVLCALAFLSWLDRVRDNARALSGTEPRYGSLWLYLGWILPVVNLWIPRGIVADAHRSVFPDRRLPAVVNWWWALWLAGLAGGVGLIYTDSTDEVIARAYTDVLSLLAADVVIVAAAGTAALMIRTLTTAQQERMDETAPTGRPGTAS, encoded by the coding sequence GTGAGCGATCAGGAAACCCCCTTCACCGACAAGGCCCCCGCCTCCGCCCCGCGCCCGGTCCGCGGCGCGGCCCGCTGCGCCGTCGCCGCGCTCGCCCTCGCCGCGCTGGCCTGGGTGGTCCGGGCGGTCTGGCACATCCGGCTCGCCACGACCGGGCAGCCGGCGTCCGGCCCGCCGGACCAGGGAGGCGGCCAGCACCGCCCGCTGACCGCCCTGGAGGACTCATACCACCTGGTCAGCTCCGTGGGCGGCGCCGTCACGGTGCTCTGCGCGCTCGCGTTCCTGTCCTGGCTGGACCGCGTCCGCGACAACGCCCGTGCCCTCTCGGGCACGGAACCGCGGTACGGATCTCTCTGGCTCTACCTGGGCTGGATCCTGCCCGTCGTGAACCTCTGGATACCCCGGGGCATCGTCGCGGACGCCCACCGGTCCGTCTTCCCCGACCGGCGGCTGCCGGCCGTCGTGAACTGGTGGTGGGCCCTGTGGCTGGCCGGCCTGGCCGGCGGTGTGGGCCTGATCTACACCGACTCCACGGACGAGGTCATCGCCCGCGCCTACACCGACGTCCTGTCCCTGCTGGCCGCCGACGTGGTGATCGTGGCGGCGGCCGGAACCGCCGCCCTCATGATCCGCACGCTCACCACCGCGCAGCAGGAGCGCATGGACGAGACCGCACCGACAGGGCGCCCAGGGACGGCCTCCTAA